One Vigna unguiculata cultivar IT97K-499-35 chromosome 11, ASM411807v1, whole genome shotgun sequence DNA window includes the following coding sequences:
- the LOC114170227 gene encoding uncharacterized protein LOC114170227, translating into MANRRRRNTAGADDIAQAIHRMVDAMQPIAAPPRAVVAPTRPVAMEDFMKHRPAKFSGKATPDEADAWMRECEKNCRVLGCTDEQRLLFVTFLLVADAKYWWQGMQQLMQTRGEQVMWTVFRTRFLEKYFPDSARHEREAEFLTLQQGTMTVAAYIERFEYLARFYTSEVTEEWRCRRFEGGLKHEIRRFIVPLQIREFPVLVEQAKTVEQLETGSSSGGKQQRTTSDVRPQRKPYSRPPTTWGRLRCFNCGGEHLRRDCTKPASSTGGGSSTGRCYACQQTGHFARQCPNRRQAGGAPATRPVGDRPRAPGRVFALTTTEAKQSGNLLQFLCLLCDHEVVVLFDSGATHSFVSNECVRRLELTMRELGCELLVATPASGEVSTTSKCVGCPMEVAGRRFRLNLICLPMEGLDVILGMDWLSSNHVVIDCGQRQIVFPETVGLELISSNQAVREIEAGATCYMIVA; encoded by the coding sequence ATGGCtaacaggaggaggaggaacACCGCTGGAGCTGATGACATAGCTCAGGCGATCCATCGTATGGTGGACGCGATGCAGCCCATAGCGGCGCCACCCAGAGCTGTAGTGGCACCTACCCGGCCAGTAGCTATGGAAGATTTCATGAAACACCGGCCGGCCAAGTTCTCTGGCAAAGCCACTCCTGACGAGGCAGATGCTTGGATGCGGGAGTGTGAGAAGAACTGTAGAGTGCTGGGATGCACAGATGAGCAGAGGCTGTTGTTTGTCACGTTTCTTCTGGTGGCAGACGCAAAGtattggtggcaggggatgcagCAGTTGATGCAGACCCGTGGGGAGCAGGTGATGTGGACTGTcttcaggacgaggttcctggagaagtaCTTTCCCGACAGTGCGAGGCACGAACGGGAGGCAGAGTTCCTTACTCTTCAGCAGGGGACTATGACCGTGGCGGCTTATATAGAGAGGTTCGAATACCTGGCGCGTTTCTACACTTCAGAGGTTACTGAGGAGTGGAGGTGTAGGAGGTTCGAGGGCGGATTAAAACATGAGATACGCCGCTTCATTGTGCCACTTCAGATTAGAGAGTTTCCAGTTTTGGTCGAGCAGGCCAAAACCGTGGAGCAGTTGGAGACTGGGTCGAGTAGTGGGGGGAAACAGCAGAGGACTACCTCAGATGTCAGACCTCAGAGGAAACCTTATAGCAGACCGCCGACTACCTGGGGAAGATTACGGTGTTTTAACTGTGGCGGGGAACACTTGAGGAGGGATTGTACTAAACCTGCCAGCAGTACAGGTGGAGGCAGTAGTACTGGTAGGTGCTACGCATGCCAGCAGACAGGGCACTTTGCACGTCAGTGTCCTAACAGAAGACAAGCTGGTGGTGCGCCAGCTACGAGACCAGTAGGAGACCGACCCAGAGCACCGGGGCGTGTGTTCGCCTTGACGACCACAGAGGCGAAACAGTCAGGTAATCTTTTGCAGTTTCTATGTTTGTTGTGTGACCACGAGGTAGTGGTGTTGTTCGACTCAGGAGCCACTCATTCGTTTGTGTCtaatgaatgtgtgaggaggctcGAGCTCACGATGCGAGAGCTGGGGTGCGAGCTTTTAGTGGCGACGCCAGCGTCtggagaggtatccaccacttcTAAGTGCGTGGGGTGTCCTATGGAGGTGGCAGGCCGTAGGTTCAGGTTGAACCTCATTTGTTTGCCGATGGAGGGTCTAGACGTGATTCTGGGCATGGATTGGTTGTCGAGCAACCATGTCGTCATTGATTGCGGGCAGCGTCAGATAGTGTTTCCTGAGACGGTGGGGCTAGAACTGATCTCGTCTAATCAGGCGGTGAGAGAGATTGAGGCTGGAGCTACCTGTTACATGATTGTGGCCTAG